In Horticoccus luteus, the following proteins share a genomic window:
- the hisF gene encoding imidazole glycerol phosphate synthase subunit HisF: MLSRRIIPCLDVNAGRVVKGVKFQELRDAGDPVACARAYDAQGADELIFLDITASSDGRAIMHDVVAATAEQCFMPLTVGGGLRSVDNIEAMLKSGADKVSLNTAAIQEPALIAAASRRFGNQCIVLAIDAKREPDGQSWRVYTHGGRRPTELDAIAWARRAVELGAGEILLTSMDRDGTGIGYDVELTRRVSDAVEVPVIASGGAGTMEHFAEVLDAGRASAVLAASLFHFGTFTIPQVKDYLTTRGMPVRR; this comes from the coding sequence GTGCTCTCGCGCCGAATCATTCCGTGTCTTGACGTCAACGCCGGCCGCGTCGTCAAGGGCGTCAAGTTTCAGGAATTGCGTGATGCGGGCGATCCTGTCGCATGCGCTCGCGCCTATGACGCGCAAGGCGCCGACGAGCTCATCTTTCTCGATATCACCGCGTCGAGCGATGGCCGCGCCATCATGCACGACGTGGTCGCGGCGACTGCCGAACAATGTTTCATGCCTCTGACGGTCGGCGGCGGCCTGCGCTCGGTCGACAACATTGAGGCGATGCTGAAATCCGGCGCCGACAAAGTTTCTCTGAACACTGCTGCCATCCAGGAGCCTGCGCTCATCGCCGCGGCTTCCCGGCGCTTCGGCAATCAATGCATCGTCCTCGCGATCGACGCGAAACGTGAGCCCGACGGCCAGTCGTGGCGCGTCTACACCCACGGCGGTCGGCGCCCCACGGAACTCGACGCCATCGCGTGGGCGCGCCGGGCCGTTGAACTAGGCGCCGGTGAAATTCTCCTCACCAGCATGGATCGCGACGGCACGGGCATCGGCTACGATGTCGAACTCACGCGCCGGGTCAGCGATGCCGTCGAAGTGCCAGTCATTGCCAGCGGCGGTGCCGGAACGATGGAGCACTTCGCCGAGGTGCTGGATGCGGGCCGCGCAAGTGCCGTCCTCGCCGCCTCACTGTTTCACTTTGGCACCTTCACGATTCCACAAGTGAAGGATTATCTCACGACACGCGGGATGCCCGTCCGGCGCTAA
- the rho gene encoding transcription termination factor Rho, with protein MDKNPASAPADNAPAPTDASASTAPAPAPENVIHVEGILDIDIQRGGNGQLLDLAKNGKRRPTDTFIPKELIRRFKLKPGMSVGGTAFPPDGRFPNPKMKFIESVDGIALEERRAKLEFTTLTTVSPEQHLKMELKDGRLTTRAVDLFCPIGKGTRGLIVAPPRTGKTTLLRDMALGVLENNPECHVMILLVDERPEEVTDFKRSVPAEIWASSNDEQIENHIRIADLCIERAKRLVEVGRDVVLFVDSITRLSRAHNTQRNSGRTGSGGLDVRALEKPRQLFAAARKTEEAGSLTIIASVLVETGSRMDDVIFQEFKGTGNMELVLDRKCAEMRLWPAINIASSGTRKEELLLDPKKLDAIHFFRRALVQQKIEEATETMIARLSKTKNNEEFLKLLAR; from the coding sequence ATGGATAAAAACCCAGCGTCCGCCCCGGCGGACAATGCACCTGCCCCGACCGATGCTTCGGCATCGACCGCTCCCGCACCTGCGCCGGAAAACGTCATTCACGTCGAAGGTATTCTCGACATCGACATCCAACGCGGCGGCAACGGCCAGCTCCTTGATCTCGCCAAAAATGGCAAGCGGCGGCCCACCGACACCTTCATTCCCAAGGAACTCATCCGCCGTTTCAAACTGAAGCCCGGCATGAGCGTGGGCGGCACCGCCTTCCCCCCGGACGGGCGGTTTCCCAACCCGAAGATGAAGTTCATCGAGAGCGTCGACGGCATCGCCCTCGAAGAGCGGCGCGCCAAGCTCGAGTTCACCACGCTCACGACCGTTTCCCCCGAGCAGCACCTGAAAATGGAGCTCAAAGACGGCCGCCTCACCACGCGCGCCGTCGACCTCTTTTGCCCCATCGGCAAAGGCACCCGCGGTCTCATCGTCGCTCCGCCGCGCACGGGTAAAACGACTCTGCTCCGCGACATGGCCCTTGGCGTGCTGGAAAACAATCCCGAGTGCCACGTCATGATTCTCCTCGTCGACGAACGTCCCGAGGAGGTCACTGATTTCAAGCGCAGTGTGCCCGCCGAAATCTGGGCCTCGTCCAACGACGAGCAGATCGAGAATCACATCCGCATCGCCGACCTCTGCATCGAACGGGCGAAACGTCTCGTCGAAGTCGGGCGCGACGTCGTGCTCTTCGTCGATTCCATTACGCGCCTGTCCCGCGCGCATAACACGCAACGCAACAGCGGCCGCACCGGCTCTGGCGGTCTCGATGTGCGCGCGTTGGAAAAACCCCGCCAGCTTTTCGCTGCCGCGCGCAAGACCGAGGAAGCCGGTTCGCTCACCATCATCGCTTCCGTGCTCGTCGAAACCGGCAGCCGCATGGACGACGTGATTTTCCAGGAGTTCAAGGGCACCGGCAACATGGAGCTCGTCCTCGACCGCAAGTGCGCTGAGATGCGTCTCTGGCCCGCCATCAACATCGCCTCATCGGGCACGCGTAAAGAAGAGCTGTTGCTCGACCCGAAGAAACTCGACGCCATCCATTTTTTCCGCCGCGCGCTGGTGCAGCAGAAAATCGAGGAAGCCACCGAGACGATGATCGCACGCCTGTCGAAGACGAAAAACAACGAGGAGTTCCTGAAGCTGCTCGCGCGTTAA
- the acs gene encoding acetate--CoA ligase: MTDQTITSVSREHRVFRPSAEFKAQANLGSESTYKRLYSESVNSPEKFWDRMAKEHLVWRKPYKKVLNWKPPHAEWFVGGKLNVAENCLDRHLGTARENKAALIFEGEPGDVRTITYKQLHFHVCRLAQIFQNMGIGKGDRVAIYMPMIPEAVMAMLACARVGAIHTVIFGGFSPEALKDRINDCQAKLVITADGGWRRGKVIELKANVDRAVEGTPSVHTMMVVKRCGNPVTMVEGRDVWWREAWEGAPNYHEAKAFDAEHPLFILYTSGSTGKPKGVLHTSAGYLLGCKMTSQYVFDLKENDRYFCSADIGWITGHSYVVYGLLSNGATIFMYEGAPNQPEPDRFWQMIDRHGITILYTAPTAIRAFMRWGDNFVLRHRLDSLRLLGSVGEPINPEAWMWYHKMIGKKRCPIVDTWWQTETGGIMISPLPGVTPTKPGSATKPFFGVAAKVVDDQGKEVPRNTGGKLVLTQPWPSMLRTLWGDDDRFKRQYFSEFPKHPDYYFTGDGARQDEDGYFWIVGRIDDVLNVSGHRIGTAEVESALVSHPAVAEAAAVGRPDELKGQALVVFVSLKAGHTASDELKEALRNHVGKEIGSLAKPDTIRFAAALPKTRSGKIMRRILKDIAAGATVKGDTSTLEDFSVVASLQSEE, encoded by the coding sequence GTGACCGACCAGACGATTACCTCAGTTTCCCGGGAACACCGGGTGTTCAGGCCTTCGGCCGAGTTCAAAGCCCAAGCCAACCTTGGGAGTGAATCCACCTACAAAAGGCTCTACTCCGAATCTGTCAACTCCCCAGAAAAATTCTGGGACCGAATGGCGAAGGAGCATCTGGTGTGGCGCAAGCCTTACAAGAAAGTCCTCAACTGGAAGCCGCCGCACGCCGAGTGGTTCGTGGGTGGGAAGCTGAATGTGGCGGAAAACTGCCTCGACCGGCACCTCGGAACCGCGCGCGAAAACAAGGCGGCGCTGATTTTCGAGGGCGAGCCCGGCGATGTCCGCACGATCACTTACAAGCAGCTGCATTTTCACGTCTGCCGGCTCGCGCAGATCTTTCAAAACATGGGAATCGGCAAAGGTGATCGCGTGGCGATCTACATGCCGATGATCCCTGAGGCGGTGATGGCCATGCTGGCGTGTGCGCGCGTCGGTGCCATCCACACGGTCATCTTTGGCGGTTTCAGTCCGGAGGCGTTGAAAGACCGGATCAACGACTGCCAGGCGAAGCTCGTCATCACGGCCGACGGCGGCTGGCGGCGCGGGAAGGTCATCGAACTGAAGGCCAATGTTGATCGGGCGGTCGAGGGCACGCCGAGCGTGCACACCATGATGGTCGTCAAACGGTGCGGCAACCCGGTGACCATGGTCGAGGGACGTGACGTATGGTGGCGCGAGGCGTGGGAAGGCGCCCCGAATTACCATGAGGCGAAGGCGTTCGACGCGGAACACCCGCTCTTCATTTTATATACATCGGGTTCGACGGGGAAGCCGAAGGGCGTGCTGCACACGAGCGCCGGCTATCTGCTCGGTTGCAAAATGACGTCGCAGTATGTCTTCGATCTGAAGGAAAACGACCGCTACTTCTGTTCTGCCGACATCGGTTGGATTACCGGTCACAGTTACGTCGTTTACGGTCTGCTCTCGAACGGCGCGACGATCTTCATGTATGAAGGCGCACCGAACCAGCCGGAGCCGGATCGTTTCTGGCAAATGATCGACCGGCACGGAATCACGATCCTCTACACGGCGCCCACCGCGATCCGCGCGTTCATGCGCTGGGGCGATAATTTCGTGCTGCGACACCGGCTCGATTCCTTGCGCCTGCTCGGCTCAGTCGGCGAACCGATTAATCCGGAGGCCTGGATGTGGTATCACAAGATGATCGGAAAGAAGCGTTGTCCCATCGTCGACACGTGGTGGCAGACGGAAACCGGCGGCATCATGATTTCGCCGTTACCGGGCGTGACCCCGACGAAACCGGGTTCGGCGACGAAGCCCTTTTTTGGTGTGGCCGCCAAGGTGGTCGACGATCAAGGCAAGGAAGTGCCGCGCAACACCGGCGGCAAACTCGTCCTCACGCAACCATGGCCATCGATGCTGCGGACGCTGTGGGGCGACGATGACCGGTTCAAGCGGCAGTATTTCAGCGAATTTCCGAAGCATCCCGACTATTACTTCACGGGCGACGGCGCGCGGCAGGATGAGGATGGATACTTTTGGATCGTGGGCCGCATTGACGATGTGCTCAACGTCTCCGGGCACCGCATCGGCACCGCGGAAGTGGAAAGCGCGTTGGTTTCGCATCCGGCCGTAGCGGAAGCGGCGGCGGTTGGCCGTCCCGACGAACTCAAGGGACAGGCGCTCGTCGTGTTCGTATCGCTGAAAGCGGGCCACACCGCCAGCGACGAACTCAAGGAGGCGTTGCGCAACCACGTGGGGAAAGAGATTGGTTCGCTCGCGAAACCGGACACGATTCGTTTCGCGGCGGCGCTGCCCAAGACGCGCAGCGGAAAAATCATGCGCCGCATTTTGAAGGACATCGCCGCCGGCGCGACCGTGAAGGGCGACACCAGCACGCTCGAAGATTTCTCGGTGGTGGCCTCTTTACAAAGCGAGGAATAA
- a CDS encoding UDP-N-acetylmuramate--L-alanine ligase has protein sequence MKIYFMGIGGTAMGNAALLTRAAGHDVLGADLGVYPPMSTVLAEAGITAHEGYDPVRLAALAPDLVVIGNAMSRGNPEVEWLLDERAIAFTSLPALLSDFVLRRRKNIVVCGTHGKTTTTSLAAFLLRANERDPGFLIGGVPQDPPVGAHLGALADPFVIEGDEYDSAFFDKRSKFIHYAPHIAVLNNLEFDHADIFRDLADVQRTFAHLTRIVPRSGCVVMNGDDENLRALGDLPWTRVVRVGMTEVNDLRIVGFTEAVEGARFELWWRGEKWTDVHWALPGQFNARNAAMAACAAGLALTGAQGDPRGLRLEALAQFRGVKRRQEILVRGPEVTVIEDFGHHPTAIAETLRSLRARYPGATLTAVFEPRSNTARTKALQADFVSALAGADEAYIGPVSRADKLKPSERFEAGVVMCDLQKADVSAHTAETNAQLLEKLLAQTLPAPGPRVVVFFTNGSFDGIIARYAAAVRAAQ, from the coding sequence ATGAAGATCTACTTCATGGGCATCGGTGGCACGGCGATGGGCAACGCGGCGTTACTCACGCGGGCGGCCGGGCACGACGTGCTCGGCGCCGATTTAGGCGTTTATCCACCGATGAGCACCGTGCTGGCCGAGGCCGGGATCACCGCGCACGAAGGATATGATCCGGTGCGGCTGGCGGCGCTGGCACCTGATTTGGTCGTGATCGGAAACGCGATGTCGCGCGGAAATCCCGAAGTGGAATGGCTGTTGGACGAACGGGCGATCGCGTTTACGTCGCTCCCGGCGTTGCTGTCCGACTTCGTCCTCCGAAGGCGAAAGAATATCGTGGTGTGCGGCACCCACGGAAAGACGACGACGACTTCACTCGCAGCGTTCTTGCTGCGGGCCAACGAACGTGACCCTGGTTTCCTCATCGGAGGCGTGCCGCAGGATCCCCCGGTCGGGGCGCACTTGGGCGCGCTCGCAGACCCGTTCGTGATTGAAGGAGACGAATACGACAGTGCCTTCTTCGACAAGCGATCGAAGTTCATCCACTACGCGCCGCACATCGCGGTGTTGAATAATTTGGAATTCGACCACGCGGACATTTTTCGCGACCTGGCCGATGTCCAGCGGACGTTTGCACACCTGACGCGCATCGTGCCACGGAGTGGCTGCGTCGTGATGAATGGCGACGATGAAAACCTGCGGGCGCTCGGCGATCTGCCGTGGACGCGGGTCGTGCGGGTGGGAATGACGGAGGTGAACGATTTGCGCATCGTGGGATTTACGGAAGCGGTCGAAGGTGCGCGATTCGAGCTGTGGTGGCGCGGCGAGAAATGGACCGACGTGCACTGGGCGCTGCCGGGGCAGTTCAACGCGCGAAACGCCGCGATGGCCGCATGCGCCGCGGGGCTCGCGTTGACGGGCGCGCAGGGCGACCCGCGAGGGCTGCGGCTCGAGGCATTGGCGCAGTTTCGCGGAGTAAAACGCCGACAGGAAATTCTCGTGCGGGGGCCGGAAGTCACGGTGATCGAAGATTTCGGCCATCATCCGACCGCGATTGCGGAAACGCTGCGTTCACTCCGCGCGCGCTACCCGGGCGCGACGTTGACCGCGGTTTTCGAGCCCCGCAGCAACACGGCCCGGACGAAAGCGCTGCAAGCGGATTTTGTGAGTGCGCTTGCGGGGGCGGATGAGGCTTACATCGGGCCGGTCAGCCGCGCGGATAAGTTGAAACCGAGTGAGCGATTTGAAGCGGGTGTGGTCATGTGCGATCTGCAGAAAGCGGATGTCTCGGCGCACACCGCGGAGACAAATGCGCAACTTCTGGAAAAACTTCTCGCGCAAACCCTGCCGGCGCCGGGCCCGCGCGTCGTGGTGTTTTTCACCAATGGGAGCTTCGACGGCATTATCGCACGTTACGCGGCGGCCGTCCGCGCAGCGCAGTAG
- a CDS encoding methylated-DNA--[protein]-cysteine S-methyltransferase translates to MNTYFCATLSTPCGPFSLCVDATGALVATAFGDTTALHGRLKSCQRLDDNSSVGATEGATSYHLIGDKCRVAPWVEEVRAYFAEERRDFDLPLAAIGSAFQQRVWSALRSIPFGETRSYGDLARALGTAPRAVGRANATNPICLIVPCHRVIGADGSLTGFAFGENIKRQLLEHERSVAMAPARTLAATG, encoded by the coding sequence ATGAACACCTATTTTTGCGCCACTCTTTCCACGCCCTGCGGCCCATTTTCCCTCTGCGTCGACGCCACCGGGGCGCTCGTGGCCACCGCCTTTGGCGACACCACTGCTCTCCACGGGCGCCTGAAATCCTGCCAGCGGTTGGATGACAATTCCTCCGTTGGCGCGACTGAGGGAGCGACCAGTTATCACTTGATCGGCGATAAGTGCAGGGTGGCACCTTGGGTTGAGGAAGTGCGGGCATATTTCGCGGAAGAGCGGCGCGACTTCGATCTGCCCCTCGCAGCCATTGGGAGTGCGTTTCAACAACGCGTGTGGTCGGCGCTGCGTTCGATTCCATTTGGCGAAACGCGCAGCTACGGCGACCTCGCCCGTGCGCTCGGCACCGCGCCCCGCGCCGTCGGGCGCGCCAACGCCACGAATCCGATTTGTCTCATCGTGCCCTGCCACCGCGTCATCGGCGCAGACGGCTCGCTCACCGGTTTCGCGTTTGGCGAAAACATCAAACGGCAGCTCCTCGAACACGAACGCTCCGTCGCCATGGCGCCCGCCCGAACGCTTGCCGCAACAGGTTGA
- a CDS encoding DNA-3-methyladenine glycosylase 2 family protein — translation MRMTNAQMYARVLAGDPEWNGRFFTGVLTTGIYCLPSCKARKPKLANVRFFPTCEAARDAGLRPCRKCHPDDFARGADPVLESIETLVAEIRTHPAAFADVAAIVRRSGFGSTRLFELFRQHYHATPAEILTRARAHLASAQLLASADGLASVAGGAGFESLSAFHDHFRRFHGLTPAAYRELPRTSSFTLTLPVGYPLAYLRRALSRDPHSITERLEGDRYVTAFRSPHGPALLRLRLRENEIEVAVENTSGVHAHRVVTGILGLEQDAAGFARLARKLGLSRLVAGRPELRLAQIPSVFDGVLWSIIGQQINLPFACLLRRRLIERTGTPVSDGLSAPPSPEAVAALEPADLLPLQFSRSKADYLITTARMIAGGRLDLVALPTLSATRAERTLLAIRGLGPWSVNYVMMRALGFADCVPLGDTGVTSGLQALLQLEQRPDVDATRRLMAVFSPYRSLATAHLWQFNQPAP, via the coding sequence ATGCGAATGACGAATGCGCAAATGTATGCGCGCGTGCTGGCCGGTGATCCCGAGTGGAACGGGCGCTTTTTCACCGGCGTGCTCACCACCGGCATCTATTGCCTGCCGTCGTGCAAAGCGCGCAAACCGAAGCTCGCCAATGTTCGCTTCTTCCCCACGTGCGAGGCCGCGCGCGACGCCGGGCTGCGCCCGTGTCGAAAATGCCACCCCGACGATTTTGCCCGCGGAGCCGATCCCGTGCTCGAATCCATCGAAACGCTGGTGGCGGAAATTCGCACCCACCCCGCCGCTTTCGCCGATGTCGCCGCAATCGTCCGCCGCTCCGGCTTCGGCTCAACGCGTCTCTTCGAGCTTTTCCGCCAACACTATCACGCCACGCCCGCCGAAATTCTCACGCGCGCTCGCGCGCACCTGGCTTCGGCCCAACTACTCGCGAGCGCGGACGGGCTCGCCAGCGTGGCAGGCGGAGCGGGCTTCGAATCGCTTTCCGCGTTTCACGATCACTTCCGCCGCTTTCATGGCCTCACTCCCGCGGCCTACCGCGAACTCCCGCGGACGTCTTCGTTTACGCTCACGTTACCCGTCGGCTATCCTCTGGCGTATCTGCGCCGCGCTCTGAGCCGCGATCCGCACAGCATCACCGAACGACTTGAAGGCGATCGCTATGTCACAGCGTTCCGTTCGCCGCACGGCCCGGCGCTCTTGCGTCTCCGCCTGCGCGAAAACGAAATCGAGGTGGCGGTCGAAAACACTTCCGGCGTGCACGCCCATCGCGTGGTGACTGGCATTCTTGGCCTCGAACAAGACGCCGCCGGGTTCGCCCGTCTCGCCCGTAAACTCGGGCTCTCGCGCCTCGTCGCCGGCCGGCCTGAATTACGGCTCGCGCAAATTCCTTCGGTGTTCGACGGCGTCCTATGGTCCATCATCGGCCAGCAAATCAATCTACCGTTCGCGTGCTTGCTGCGCCGCCGATTGATCGAGCGCACGGGCACGCCGGTAAGCGACGGTCTCTCTGCGCCGCCCTCGCCCGAAGCCGTCGCTGCGCTGGAGCCGGCCGACCTGCTTCCGCTCCAATTCTCCCGCTCCAAAGCCGACTATCTCATCACCACGGCGCGCATGATTGCCGGTGGCCGCCTGGATCTCGTCGCGCTGCCCACCTTGTCCGCCACGCGCGCTGAACGCACCCTTCTCGCGATCCGCGGACTCGGTCCCTGGTCCGTCAACTACGTCATGATGCGCGCGCTCGGCTTCGCCGATTGTGTGCCCCTCGGCGATACGGGCGTCACGAGCGGTTTGCAGGCGCTCTTGCAACTGGAGCAGCGCCCCGACGTCGATGCCACGCGGCGGCTCATGGCCGTCTTTTCCCCTTACCGCAGCCTCGCGACTGCGCACCTCTGGCAATTCAATCAACCTGCGCCATGA
- a CDS encoding GatB/YqeY domain-containing protein: MSAIYAQLRADIVTAMKARNQATTTALRTADAAIKRAAMDTNQEIDDALTITVLRKAVKNLTDAREEFAKGGRADLVAANDAEIILLAKYLPQSLSPDQLAAVVSEAIQTAGATTKKETGKVMAVLKQRPDAGTIDFGAASKLIQAKLA, from the coding sequence ATGTCTGCGATCTACGCCCAGCTCCGCGCTGATATTGTCACCGCCATGAAGGCCCGCAACCAGGCCACAACGACTGCGCTGCGGACGGCCGACGCCGCCATCAAGCGCGCGGCGATGGACACCAATCAGGAGATCGATGACGCGTTGACGATCACGGTGCTGCGCAAGGCGGTTAAAAATCTCACTGATGCGCGCGAAGAGTTTGCCAAGGGGGGACGCGCCGACTTGGTCGCGGCAAACGATGCCGAGATTATTTTGCTCGCAAAATATCTGCCGCAATCGCTTTCGCCCGATCAACTGGCAGCCGTGGTGAGCGAGGCGATCCAAACGGCCGGCGCGACGACCAAGAAAGAAACCGGCAAGGTGATGGCGGTGCTGAAGCAGCGGCCGGACGCGGGCACGATCGATTTCGGGGCAGCGAGCAAATTGATCCAGGCCAAGCTGGCCTGA
- a CDS encoding WD40 repeat domain-containing protein produces MFALPVSPLRSLRRFTLPVLCGLALAPGAFSQLYVAEYNGGRVGQYDAATGTPANASFISSVNDPIGLAAYGNSLFVASFTDGTIGRYDLNDGHLINSTFVSGLNHPDALAVAGSDLFVVEYNTGVISRYDAATGTAIATLPVPGSHSLVSVAVSGANIFVSDYFTGQIGHHDLGSGITDAAFISGLSHPLGLAVAGTSLFVINGDTGTVGQYDVTTGATINASFIAGLNGGPTDLAVYGSSLFVNSNDGTVGQYDLLNGHVINAALISGLATPGGMAFATAIPEPATSALVGALLAASAAVGFRQFRARRSANRV; encoded by the coding sequence ATGTTCGCCCTTCCCGTTTCTCCGCTGCGCAGTCTGCGTCGTTTTACGCTGCCGGTTTTGTGCGGCTTGGCGCTGGCGCCCGGTGCCTTCTCGCAACTCTACGTGGCAGAATATAATGGCGGACGCGTCGGCCAGTATGATGCCGCCACGGGCACTCCTGCTAACGCCTCGTTCATCTCCAGCGTGAACGATCCGATTGGCCTCGCCGCCTACGGCAACTCGTTGTTTGTCGCTTCGTTTACTGACGGCACGATCGGTCGCTACGACCTGAACGATGGTCACCTCATCAATTCCACCTTCGTCTCCGGCTTGAATCATCCGGACGCCTTGGCGGTAGCCGGCTCCGATCTTTTCGTCGTCGAATATAATACCGGCGTTATCAGCCGCTACGACGCCGCCACGGGGACCGCGATTGCCACCCTGCCCGTCCCCGGCTCGCACAGCCTTGTTTCAGTCGCCGTGTCGGGAGCCAACATTTTCGTCTCCGACTACTTCACCGGTCAGATTGGGCACCACGATTTAGGCAGCGGCATCACTGACGCGGCGTTCATCTCCGGGCTGAGCCATCCTCTCGGACTCGCCGTTGCCGGAACGAGCCTGTTCGTCATCAATGGCGACACCGGAACGGTGGGCCAATATGATGTCACCACTGGCGCGACGATTAACGCGTCATTTATCGCGGGATTGAACGGTGGTCCCACCGATCTCGCGGTTTACGGCTCCAGCCTGTTCGTAAACAGCAACGACGGCACGGTGGGACAATACGATTTGTTGAACGGCCACGTCATCAACGCGGCGCTTATCTCCGGCTTGGCGACTCCCGGCGGCATGGCATTCGCCACCGCCATTCCCGAGCCGGCCACCAGCGCGCTGGTGGGCGCGCTGCTCGCCGCCAGCGCCGCCGTGGGCTTTCGCCAATTCCGCGCCCGGCGATCGGCCAACCGCGTCTGA